From Rudanella lutea DSM 19387, a single genomic window includes:
- a CDS encoding NAD(P)-dependent alcohol dehydrogenase encodes MKAVMYRTYGPPSVLHVSELEKPVPKPHEMLVRVYASTVTSGTIWLRRGVFPGSRLFTVMLRLMAGIFRPRRPVPGIEFAGVVEAVGDRVTRFRPGDAVYGTTTGLQQGSYAEYLCVPESWRGGVVAPKPGRLTFAEAAALPVGGMTALALLNRVGNLHGRTVLVYGASGSVGTYAVQLATYLGASVTGVCSTANVALVRSLGADEVLDYTQTDLTQLGRRFDVVVDAVGKLPTSCRNALLNPSGRFVSVLSITGERTHYLEKLHHLVEEGRLKPVIDSTYPLDQIVAAHDYVDSGRKKGNVIVDILAAGRKPLMHALYAFGLFIVAVSCAPGNVRLKSGHPDNPLLESLYRKDVAIRKLDAETDTVNLERYDKVHRESVFALIADNKVRTPLDKLRAAWILQHTAAKLCEGVLTSLSPENFLLAYKLSSSSLRDLEQQNDTATLRTYSVARVVALNYDRYLLYTAGYQKFGTQFVFDDKTGEMLLAPIDTTLATDEERKKYQVAPLQQLRATYKVKSK; translated from the coding sequence ATGAAAGCTGTTATGTACCGTACCTATGGTCCACCTTCAGTACTCCATGTGTCGGAACTGGAAAAGCCGGTTCCGAAGCCCCACGAAATGCTGGTTCGGGTGTATGCCTCGACCGTTACGTCGGGGACTATCTGGCTGCGACGTGGTGTTTTTCCCGGTTCCAGACTGTTTACGGTAATGCTTCGGCTGATGGCGGGCATCTTCCGGCCCCGTCGGCCCGTACCCGGCATTGAGTTTGCGGGCGTAGTGGAGGCCGTTGGCGACCGGGTCACTAGGTTCCGCCCCGGCGATGCGGTGTACGGCACCACTACGGGCTTACAACAAGGGAGCTATGCCGAATACCTATGTGTGCCCGAATCGTGGCGCGGTGGCGTAGTAGCCCCCAAACCAGGCCGCCTGACGTTTGCCGAAGCCGCTGCCCTGCCCGTTGGTGGCATGACGGCCCTCGCTTTGCTCAACCGGGTGGGCAACCTGCATGGCCGAACCGTGCTCGTCTACGGGGCGTCGGGTAGCGTGGGTACGTATGCCGTGCAACTGGCCACCTACCTGGGGGCATCGGTGACCGGGGTGTGTAGCACGGCGAACGTAGCCCTCGTTCGGTCGCTGGGCGCCGACGAAGTGCTGGACTACACCCAGACGGACCTTACCCAACTGGGCCGTCGGTTCGATGTAGTGGTCGATGCCGTGGGCAAACTACCGACCTCCTGCCGAAACGCCCTGCTAAACCCAAGCGGACGGTTTGTGTCGGTCCTGTCAATAACTGGTGAGCGCACTCATTATCTGGAGAAGTTGCATCACCTGGTAGAAGAAGGCCGGCTCAAGCCCGTCATTGACAGCACCTACCCGCTGGACCAAATTGTGGCGGCTCACGACTATGTCGATTCAGGCCGGAAGAAAGGAAACGTAATAGTCGACATCCTGGCGGCTGGCCGGAAGCCGCTCATGCATGCGCTGTATGCGTTCGGCTTGTTCATCGTAGCCGTAAGCTGTGCTCCCGGCAACGTTCGGCTGAAAAGTGGGCACCCGGACAACCCGCTCCTGGAGAGCCTTTATCGGAAAGACGTAGCCATCCGGAAATTAGATGCCGAAACCGATACGGTTAATCTGGAGCGGTACGATAAGGTGCACCGGGAAAGCGTGTTTGCACTGATTGCTGACAATAAAGTCAGAACCCCGCTGGATAAGCTGCGGGCCGCCTGGATTTTACAGCATACGGCGGCCAAACTGTGTGAGGGGGTCTTAACCAGTTTAAGCCCGGAGAATTTTTTGTTAGCCTACAAGCTGTCTTCCAGCAGCCTGCGCGATCTTGAACAACAAAATGACACGGCCACCCTTCGGACCTACAGCGTAGCCAGAGTGGTAGCGTTGAACTATGACAGGTATCTGTTGTACACAGCTGGCTACCAGAAGTTTGGCACTCAGTTTGTCTTTGACGACAAAACGGGGGAAATGTTGCTGGCACCCATTGACACCACCCTGGCCACGGATGAAGAACGAAAAAAGTATCAGGTAGCCCCGTTACAGCAGTTACGGGCCACTTATAAGGTAAAATCGAAGTAA
- a CDS encoding CocE/NonD family hydrolase, with protein sequence MKKNHRVCLNLALALLSCFTTAFAQQPAPADSLYAIQDSVPIPTRSGIAISAIIVRPKAATAPLPALLFYTTYHQGAGDAIFGKRSADRDYVGVVAYARGIRTDIRQYAPYEHEQTDVYDIIDWVSKQPWCNGSVGMYGGSYTGFSQWATVKNRHPALKTIVPQVAVMPGFDTPMENNVQSNLGLYWPHDNIYKKEPIRRSLPFEWFESGIAFGSLDSLAGYRNEIFQKWLQHPAYDSYWQSMVPTPAEYSRIDIPVLTTTGYYDGSQLSALEYFRLHTRHNPNANHYVVIGPYDHWGGQRRPAETLMGYAIDSVANVSMQELAYQWLDYVLKGKPKPALLKDKVTYQVMGTNTWKHAPSLRAMNNDTLTFYLDQQTLSTVKPKKQGAQKQTVDFRDRQSQNNYFTPEIMFDTLDASNGLVFTSKPLAHALALNGAFSGKLWATINKRDMDVSLALYERLPNGRYFFLTRYVGRASYARDNTKRQLLTPNKRAEIPFEKTRFVSKKISAGSRLVILLNVNKHPFEIINYGSGKPVSAETIRDAGQPLQIQWHNDSYIQIPVWR encoded by the coding sequence ATGAAAAAGAACCATCGTGTATGCCTAAACCTGGCGTTGGCTCTGCTGAGCTGTTTTACAACCGCCTTCGCCCAACAACCGGCACCGGCCGACAGCCTTTACGCGATTCAGGACAGTGTGCCCATTCCGACGCGGAGCGGCATAGCCATTTCGGCAATCATTGTCCGCCCAAAAGCGGCTACCGCTCCGCTACCCGCGCTGCTATTTTACACGACCTATCATCAAGGGGCGGGCGATGCCATCTTCGGCAAACGCTCTGCCGATAGAGACTATGTCGGGGTAGTAGCCTATGCGCGGGGTATCCGAACGGACATTCGTCAGTACGCGCCCTATGAGCACGAACAAACGGACGTTTACGACATCATCGACTGGGTGAGCAAGCAGCCGTGGTGCAACGGAAGCGTAGGGATGTATGGCGGAAGCTATACGGGTTTCTCGCAGTGGGCAACGGTCAAAAACCGTCATCCGGCCCTGAAAACCATTGTTCCGCAGGTGGCCGTTATGCCGGGTTTCGACACACCCATGGAAAATAATGTTCAGTCGAATCTGGGTTTGTACTGGCCGCACGACAACATCTATAAAAAAGAGCCTATCCGCCGAAGCCTGCCGTTCGAGTGGTTCGAGAGCGGTATTGCCTTTGGGAGCCTGGATAGTCTGGCGGGCTACCGGAACGAGATTTTTCAGAAATGGCTGCAACACCCCGCCTACGACAGTTACTGGCAATCGATGGTTCCGACGCCGGCCGAATACAGCCGAATCGACATCCCGGTTCTGACCACAACGGGCTATTACGACGGTTCGCAGCTTAGTGCCCTTGAATACTTCCGGTTGCACACGCGCCATAACCCCAATGCCAACCACTACGTCGTCATCGGGCCGTACGACCATTGGGGCGGGCAACGCCGACCTGCCGAAACCCTGATGGGGTATGCCATTGACAGCGTAGCCAACGTAAGCATGCAGGAGTTGGCCTACCAATGGCTCGACTACGTACTGAAAGGAAAGCCCAAACCCGCCCTGCTCAAAGACAAGGTGACCTATCAGGTTATGGGAACCAACACCTGGAAACACGCGCCCTCACTGCGCGCCATGAACAACGATACGCTGACGTTTTATCTGGACCAGCAAACACTAAGCACTGTAAAGCCCAAAAAGCAGGGTGCCCAAAAACAGACGGTAGACTTTCGGGACCGGCAAAGCCAGAACAACTATTTCACGCCCGAAATCATGTTCGATACGCTCGATGCGAGCAATGGCCTGGTCTTCACATCAAAGCCACTGGCGCATGCCCTTGCATTGAACGGTGCGTTTTCGGGCAAGCTCTGGGCTACCATCAACAAACGAGACATGGACGTGTCGTTGGCCCTCTACGAACGCCTGCCCAACGGCCGCTATTTTTTCCTGACTCGTTACGTTGGCCGAGCCAGTTACGCCAGGGACAATACCAAACGGCAGCTACTGACGCCCAACAAGCGAGCAGAAATTCCCTTCGAAAAAACGCGGTTCGTGAGTAAGAAGATTAGCGCCGGCAGTCGGCTAGTGATCCTGCTCAACGTCAATAAGCACCCTTTCGAGATCATCAACTATGGTTCGGGTAAGCCCGTATCCGCCGAGACAATCCGCGACGCCGGCCAACCGCTACAGATACAGTGGCACAACGACAGCTACATTCAGATTCCGGTATGGAGGTAA
- a CDS encoding serine hydrolase domain-containing protein — MIRHYTLWFFVLLAGVTNAQNPALLRQQIKRVLDEEKLVGAVWATVDSAGQIAVDCAGYRNKPAGQRLRPTDRVHVGSVAKTVLSVGMLRLATEGKLDLSAPLSRYLPDLPLQNPWAATDPVRVEHLLDHRAGLEDLRLWHLFSNKATPDTPLSEVFRRDPSVLRVRTRPGHSFSYSNIGFTLAAMVIEAVTSQRYEIYLDEQLLKPLGMTQSTFQFVSQTTDPSLAYGHLDKGELAPAMPVFVRPATQLTTTGHDMGVLMRFLMGNGSLNGQPFIDPALLAQMGRPVGTESARRGIITGDRLGLVTRDRHGVVGLTHSGSMVGYNAMLYLFPKQKKAFFITHNMDSETANYDRSNQVLIQYMNLPRHSPQPAIQPLSRDLVEWTGYYLPAVAKLEPLALLDLYFNVRQVRTEGNQVVIEPMQKKAIRLNQVGENQFRIEGRLFPSMVAFRDDEGRMTLVTDGQMPYRKTSGLAVWGVWLSLGLGALGLVWLLLSGFVQWFRRGASVRHRPIVWAWLGILLLLVPVPFLATQSFTTWGDLTAGSGLLALVTALLPLCLLLTGWRLWRAGFASFGAKLDGLAVLLSLQATGLLVYWHLIPFRLWV; from the coding sequence ATGATACGCCATTACACGCTCTGGTTCTTCGTCCTGCTGGCCGGGGTGACCAACGCCCAAAACCCGGCGCTACTCAGGCAACAGATTAAGCGAGTGCTGGACGAAGAAAAGCTGGTGGGAGCCGTTTGGGCTACCGTCGATTCGGCGGGGCAAATCGCCGTAGATTGTGCAGGCTACCGAAACAAACCTGCCGGGCAACGGCTCCGCCCCACCGACCGGGTGCATGTGGGGTCTGTTGCCAAGACCGTTCTGTCCGTGGGTATGCTGCGGCTGGCCACCGAAGGCAAACTCGACCTGAGCGCACCTCTTAGCCGCTATCTGCCCGACCTGCCCCTGCAGAACCCCTGGGCCGCTACGGACCCCGTGCGGGTAGAGCATCTGCTCGACCACAGGGCGGGGCTGGAAGACCTCCGGCTGTGGCATCTGTTCAGCAACAAAGCAACCCCCGATACGCCCCTGTCCGAGGTGTTCCGACGCGACCCCTCGGTGCTGCGGGTGCGCACCCGCCCCGGCCATTCGTTTTCTTACTCTAACATTGGCTTCACACTGGCCGCAATGGTGATTGAAGCCGTTACCAGCCAACGCTACGAAATTTACCTCGACGAGCAGTTGCTCAAACCACTGGGCATGACGCAGAGTACGTTTCAGTTTGTGAGTCAGACCACCGACCCATCACTGGCCTATGGGCACCTGGACAAGGGTGAACTGGCTCCGGCTATGCCCGTTTTTGTGCGACCCGCCACCCAACTCACCACCACCGGCCACGACATGGGCGTGCTGATGCGTTTTCTGATGGGCAACGGCAGCCTGAACGGCCAACCCTTTATTGACCCGGCTTTACTGGCGCAGATGGGCAGGCCTGTGGGCACCGAGTCGGCCCGGCGGGGCATCATAACGGGCGACCGGCTGGGGCTGGTCACTCGCGACCGGCACGGGGTAGTTGGGCTGACGCATTCGGGCAGTATGGTGGGCTACAACGCTATGCTCTATCTGTTCCCGAAGCAGAAAAAAGCATTTTTTATCACCCATAACATGGACAGCGAAACCGCCAATTACGATCGCTCAAACCAGGTGCTGATTCAATACATGAACCTGCCCCGGCATAGCCCGCAACCCGCCATTCAACCCCTGAGCCGTGATTTGGTGGAGTGGACCGGCTATTACCTCCCGGCGGTGGCCAAGCTCGAACCCCTGGCCCTGCTCGACCTGTATTTTAACGTCCGGCAGGTGCGGACGGAGGGGAATCAGGTGGTAATCGAACCGATGCAGAAGAAGGCCATCCGCCTGAATCAGGTAGGCGAAAACCAGTTTCGGATTGAAGGGCGGTTGTTCCCGTCGATGGTCGCTTTCCGTGACGATGAGGGGCGCATGACGCTGGTCACCGACGGTCAAATGCCCTACCGAAAAACGTCGGGGCTGGCCGTTTGGGGGGTTTGGCTAAGCCTGGGGCTGGGCGCGTTGGGACTGGTCTGGCTGCTGCTGTCGGGCTTTGTTCAGTGGTTCCGGCGGGGTGCGTCGGTTCGGCATCGGCCCATTGTCTGGGCATGGCTGGGTATCCTGCTGTTGCTGGTTCCGGTGCCGTTTCTGGCTACTCAGTCGTTCACGACCTGGGGCGACCTCACAGCGGGTAGCGGTCTGCTGGCCTTGGTAACGGCTTTGCTGCCCCTTTGCCTGCTGCTGACCGGCTGGCGGCTCTGGCGGGCAGGCTTTGCATCGTTTGGGGCCAAACTCGACGGACTGGCGGTGTTGCTATCGCTACAGGCTACTGGACTTCTGGTTTATTGGCATCTGATCCCGTTCCGGCTGTGGGTCTAA